In Helianthus annuus cultivar XRQ/B chromosome 9, HanXRQr2.0-SUNRISE, whole genome shotgun sequence, the following are encoded in one genomic region:
- the LOC110879915 gene encoding protein indeterminate-domain 16, with translation MEDDQRELQLLPTPQHTRTPYASPWPSDSMRYQSDNINFPLETAGPSLDLQLSISLRPIQPQLSQSFNCQESAKPDNGRLESLKWQAADQIRIATMEKAYAERVREMTKREMELAQSEFSRARHIWERAREEVERVEKMKERATRRVDSSCLEITCQACRQKFRH, from the coding sequence atggAAGATGATCAAAGAGAACTACAACTACTACCAACACCCCAACACACCAGAACCCCCTATGCTTCTCCCTGGCCGTCGGATTCGATGCGATACCAATCGGATAACATAAACTTCCCTTTAGAAACTGCTGGCCCATCTTTGGACTTGCAGCTATCCATAAGTCTCCGGCCCATCCAGCCGCAGCTGTCACAATCTTTCAACTGCCAAGAATCGGCTAAACCCGATAACGGACGGCTCGAGTCGCTGAAATGGCAAGCGGCGGATCAAATTCGGATAGCGACAATGGAGAAAGCGTATGCGGAACGTGTAAGGGAGATGACAAAACGTGAAATGGAACTCGCGCAATCGGAATTCTCACGTGCGAGGCACATATGGGAGCGCGCACGCGAGGAGGTTGAGCGGGTTGAGAAGATGAAAGAGCGGGCCACTCGACGGGTTGATTCGAGTTGTTTGGAGATTACTTGTCAAGCTTGCAGGCAAAAATTTCGACATTGA